TGTGACCGATTTCGTTACTGCTCTATCCGGTCTGCTATCTGAAGCTTCATCTGCACCTGAGTAGTGATGATGCATTGCACATAAAAACAATCTTCCTTGACTCTATGTTGGGTTTGGAGCTTAAAGCGAAGTGCAAGAATAGCAAACGCATTCATTGGGTTGGCAGGACTGAGGGTTGGCTTGGGACTCTCCcgacagcaacagcagcagccagTTCTTCCATTCTCACTACAACTCGTACTTAAGTTATGGAAAGAGAAAGGATTTAGGGAATGACTGACCTAAGAATGTTCTTACTCCCTGGTCCCCAATCTGAGTTGTATATGGGAGCTGTCTGCGGTCATACATCTCTTGACATTAAGAAACCCACATTCCCACTTGGTTTTAAGAAGGCTCACTTCCTTTGTAGGGTCTAGAAGCATAGAAAAAAACACTTTATATGCACTTTCTCTGTGAAGCACGCATTGCCATcagcccatttcacagatggagaaagagaCATGCTGAGAAGAGCTGCCTGattctgtttccctctctgcaGGAGTACTGCAAGATTAAGAAGACAGAAGAGACTGCCTTCCCCAGCATTTACATAGGGCTGAAGGATAAACTCTCAGGCATCCGCAAGGTCATCACAGACTCAACTCTGCACTTAATCCAATTGCTGGAGAGCTATAAGGAAAAGCTCCAGGAGTTTTCCAGGGAAGGTGAGGAACTTTCTAGAATGGTGATGAGGAAAGAGGAAacctgggaagggagggaaaaggacCCATTTCAAAGCCATTCTTTGGCTAGGCCATTAATGATTCTTATCTcgactttattttataattgcaaCCTGAAGGAGGTAAATTGGCCATATTGCATCAGCATTTCTGTGACTAGCTTCTGAGGCTGCAGACGTTTGGCTTTTAAGTGGATTCTGTGTCAGCCTGGGATCTTCTCCAGCAGGGTTTGTCTGGTACACGGAGTGTGTCCAGGTTCCCAGGCACCAGACCCTCCAGAAGACTGGGGAAGGGCAGCCTGTTTCTTGGGTACTCCCAGTCAACTGGACAGGTGCTATTCACAACTCTCTGATTTTCTAGAGGAATATGACATCAGAACTCAAGTGTCTACCATTGTCCAGCGCAAGCATAGGACCTCAAAGCCTGAACCCAGAACCCGGGATGAGTTTCTCCAATGTAGGTTGTGAAAGGTAGCCCCTTCTGACATGCTGGCAGCAGTGGGATGCTTTGCCAAAGCAAGAACCACCATATCTGGTAGAGGATTTAGGTTCTTGTAACCTTTCATCTATTCCTAAATGATAGACTTCaaagtttttaattgaaaacatttcttcctgaaataaattgaaaaatgcAAAAATTCCTATATACCTACCTATCATTCAGTTTCTCCAAAATGCTGACATCATACATAACTATGATTCATCATGCAAGAAAATAGCATTGCTCCAATATTATTGACAACATTGTAGATTTTTTCCCAGTTGTCtaagttatttttctattactgtgataaaacaccacaaccaaggcatttataaaatataaaataaagtgtttgttgggagtttacagtttcagagggctagagtccatgaccatcatggctgggaacatggcagcaggcaggcatggtgctgaagcagtagctgagagttcacatatTGAGAGACCAcctagaggaagagagaaagagacactaggaataacatgggcttttgaaacccccaaacccatccccagtgacatatctcctccaTCAAgctcacacctcctaatccttcccaaacagttctactaactggggaccaagtaatCAAGtatatgaacctgtgggggccatttccattcaaaccactacattggCCCAAAGTTGAACTCAGAGACACAGATGTGTGTTCCAGttcccttctgttgctgtgataaaacgctcCTAACAAAAGTGACTtaggggaggacagggtttatgcTATCTTACATTTCTGGACACAGTCTATCATGAaggaaagtcagagcagaaatCCAAGGCAGGAATTTGAAGCAGAAGTCATGAGGGAATGCTGCTTGATGGCTTGTTCAGTCACAGCCTTATGCTTATTCAgtctagggatggtgccacccacagtgggatgagCCTTCCTGTATCAATTAATGATCAACCTCCTTAGAGTTGCCTACAGACTAATCTGATTGAGGCTTTTCTCTTAGGCGACTCTAGgctatgtcaaattgacaaagcTAACTAGGGTCCATGTTCCCATGTTTTCTTAATCCCCTCTAATTCACATCAGTCCCTCAGGCTTTCTTTATATTTCATGACCTTGGCATTTTGAAATGTCCTGTCCATTTACCACATGGTTCATTTTTAAGTGTGCCTTGACAAGATCTTATTGTTATTGCATTGATGTGGTCTGGCAGCATTTTGGATTTTGACATAGGGTTTCAGTgtgtatgtagctcaggttggctttaaactcttgatcctctcgcctctgcttctcaagtgctgtgattagagATGTGTGCCCATGCCCATCTGTTGCTATTTTCAAAAGCATCTATTTCTAGCCAGATGTGATAGAATGTGCCTATAACCTTAGCAACATCTAAGCACAGCACTCATGAGGCTAAGGTAGAAGAATGgagcattcaaggccagcctaggttacatggtgagactctaCATCAATTGACCAACCAGCCAgtcagccagtcagccagccaaCCTGTCAGCCAGCAGccagtcaaccaaccaaccaaatgaatgaatgaatgaatgaatgaatgaatgaatgaatgaatgaacaaagcacaaataaaagcACTGCAGGGGCTACAGAGATAGTTCAGTTGCTAAggatacttgctgctcttccagaggacccaagttcaactcctagaacccatatggcagctcacaatggtctgattccagttccaggggatctaacatcctcttctggattctgagggcaccaggtaggcatgtggtgcacagatatacacataggCAAACATTATACCCAACAAATAAAAGTACCACATTACTAAGCAGTGCTTTGTGATATAATAAGTTTAAGAGACCTTTCACACAGCACACTGTAGTCTTGAAAAAAGGAAGTATCCCCACCACCCGTCTACAAAAGCAATGTGTACGATATATGTGAAGTTATACATTAACCAGCCTGATTTAGCCACTCCATGGTGTATACATACTTCAAATATCATGTTGTGTATAATAAACACAAGCAATTTTTATATGTCAAATTCAGAACTTAGAGTGAGAAAGTGCTCCATGGTAGTCAAGAATTCATCAGGTTTCACCTCTCAGCAGGAGAAACTTCACTGTAGTCACAGCTCATTTGTACAGCATCCTTCTGGAACATGCAACTGAGACGTGTTCCTGTGTGGTTTGGGGGGCAACCACTGTCCCATCTTTTCCTCTGGTTATTATGTGGGCCCCAGAAGCCCACAACTATGTCTTGCTCTTGTTGCAGCTCTGAATGTCTTGGCCTCCACCTGCTTTgttctctcctgtctcctgtcaGAAGCACATTTTAGAGACAAACGTTAAAATCATATACTAAATGCCATTTGGTCTTAAAATGAAAGTTAAGAATATCCTAGTATAATTTGTCTTTCTTTACAAGTGTTTTTATATGTGTTAAACCTTTTTGAGTATTATTTTAGGTAATGATACAACATATCTTTTTGAAATACTATTCTTACTGTGGAGAATAATTAAACAGCTTATTACACTATGCCAGGCAAGATTTACCTATGGCTTAGATGGGGTGAAGCAAGGGTCTTGAAAGGAGTGGCTGGAGTACTGGAGGCTTGGAAGGAGTGGTATCTGCATTGTAGGAGGGACAAGGGCAAAAGAAATATGGGAAACAATTTTATGTTTGACTTGAGTAGATGTGCACAGAGGTGCTGTTGTTAGTCTTTGCAGTTAGGAAGAAAACGCATTTGACAGTGTGTCTAAGGCTTACCATGTTAAATGCTGGTCAAATGCTTAGCAAATGAATGAGTGGATCAAATGTAGGCATCCAAGGATCTGAATCTCTGAACTCAGCCCAGACCCATAGAATAGTGCCTGACTTCCTGTATACAgtctatgaatgaatgaatgagttaattGCTCTATTGAGTTCAGATATTACAGCAAGTGCAATCAACTCGTGCTTCAGAAAGGGGTGTGTTCTCTCCACTGGTTTTCACCTGCCCCTGATCCTAGGGGAGCACTGGCTGGGCAGACAGAACCAAAAAGATGGGTGTACTCTCATGAATGCCTTGGGGGTCAGTTAGGTTCAAAGTTGTCTTCTATGTTTCCTCAGATGCATGTGACATCACATTTGACCCGGACACAGCACATAGGTACCTTCGTCTGCAGGAGGACAACCGCAAAGTCACCAACACCACGCCCTGGGAGCACCCCTACCCGGACCTCCCCAGCAGGTTTTTGCACTGGCGGCAGGTGCTGTCCCAACAGAGTCTGTACCTGCACAGGTATTATTTTGAGGTGGAGATCACTGGAGGAGGCACCTATGTTGGCTTGACCTGCAAAGGCATTGACCGGAAAGGGGAGGAACGAAATGGCTGCATCTCCGGAAACAACTTCTCCTGGAGCCTTCATTGGAACGGAAAGGAGTTCACAGCCTGGTACAGTGACACAGAGACCCCACTCAAGGCTAGCCCTTTCCGGAGGCTCGGGATCTACGTCAACTTCCCAGGAGGAACCCTTTCTTTCTATGGCATAGAGTATGATACCATGACTCTGATTCATAAATTCGACTGTAAGTTCTCAGAGCCAGTCTATGCCGCCTTCTGGCTGTCTAAGAAAGAGAACACCATCCGGATCGCGGATCTGGGAGAGGAGCCCGAGAAGCCTGCTCCGTCCTCAGCGGAGACTGCTCCCTAGACTCGAGGATCTGCCTTCCCAGACTTTGCTAACTAACTGTGACAACTGGACAGCAGCTGGTATATGAAGGTAGAGAGAAATATCCGCTGGTGGTAGTTGACTCTGGAAACTGTGTGGGTCCTGAATGAACTTTCCTGCCTGCTTCTCATTGCAGCTCTTGCGTGAAAGCAGAAACTCTAAGGCACCAAAGCCTCTCCCCAAACCTTCCAGTGACGGGGTCTGCTCGGGAGATTGTCAACCTTCACCCAGAATTTATGACTAGGGCTCTTCTGAGCATAACAAGACAGCATAGGTTCAGAATAAATCACAAACACATCTCTGTGCATTTCTTATGTACTTGACAGTGTctggagtgttttctctgtgttcatGCCATCTTCATGGGGTAAACATTTATATTGTCTTCATGCTACACATAAAGAGATAGTGTCAGGGCGGCTAGCTAACTTGTTCACCGTTAGTCTGGTTACTCAGTAAATGAGGGGTAGAATTGGGATTCAAGTCTGGGTAGACTATTGTTGAACTTGTGTTGACTATGTGTTATGCTTACCTCACTagatcattgtggtggtttgacagaaaatggcccccaaaggaagtggcactattagaataTGTGGCCTCGACTACTCCGTTCTCCTTTAGACAGATGGCAAACACCCATCAAGCCTTTAGGCACACCATCTTCAAATAGATCTCCACGGACATCACCTGAAGTCCCTGGTGGGATTTACCAGAAATATTACTTCCCTGTCATTTCCCATGACCGGTGTCAAGGCAAAATCTCTTCCTGTTCAACCAGTCTTGTGATCCTGTCTCAACGGTGTTACTTTACCCACTGTGTATgggggtgttggggtgggctttgagctctctttttctcaagcttccctcagtgtgacagtcagtctgacctcctgttgcctgcaagatggagcactctcagctccagcaccacacctgcctgcacactgccgtgCTCCCCTTCTATAtcataacggactgaacctctgaaactgtaagggagccccctcaattaaatgtttcctttataagagttgctgtggtcctggtgtctcttcacagcaatcgtAAACCTGAACTGAGACAATCATGAATGTTACACATTAGGGGTAAACCACATGCTCAATGTCATAGCCAACAAACATCCTTTCAGCATCCCTCTCAGGGTTTGCTCATCTCTCTGCATGTGCCAGGCTCAACTTGGTCATCAAGCCTTACACAATCCAAGCCCTCATCCCTCACACAACTGCAGCACGTTATGGTTTTGAACAGCAAGgtttataataaatgttttagTGAGGCCCTTTAGGGAGGAGTCTTTGTCCTCTCTTCTAAAGTTACCCAGACTTCATCGACTTCTCTATTTTCTTGTGCAAAGAGATAGTTCTTCAAGAGTCTGGGGACAGTGCTCACCTCTCCTAGGAGCTAATCCCATGTTTGTGCTAAGCTGATACTTTCTGCCATGGTTCTTATTTCTCCCTGACACTCTGTTGACTC
This Peromyscus leucopus breed LL Stock chromosome 8b, UCI_PerLeu_2.1, whole genome shotgun sequence DNA region includes the following protein-coding sequences:
- the Trim16 gene encoding tripartite motif-containing protein 16 isoform X1, with translation MAELDLIAPGPLTGVSVHPLAPLIPDPRSTIPVEEEDVDSLGKPGEETQGQGCDPAKVGAPGDEGEEEILCDFCLGASRVRAVKSCLTCMVNYCEEHLRPHQENSKLHSHQLTEPAKDRDLRTCPAHHSPLVAFCHTHQQCICQECGEGEHRGHSTVSLDAARRNKEADLRCMQLELEQKLKLNDNAIARLQANHKSVLVSVSEVKVVAEEKFGELLAAVRKAQADVMLFLEEKEQAALNQVNGIKTHLEYRSIEMEKSKQELEKLATISNTVLFLEEYCKIKKTEETAFPSIYIGLKDKLSGIRKVITDSTLHLIQLLESYKEKLQEFSREEEYDIRTQVSTIVQRKHRTSKPEPRTRDEFLQYACDITFDPDTAHRYLRLQEDNRKVTNTTPWEHPYPDLPSRFLHWRQVLSQQSLYLHRYYFEVEITGGGTYVGLTCKGIDRKGEERNGCISGNNFSWSLHWNGKEFTAWYSDTETPLKASPFRRLGIYVNFPGGTLSFYGIEYDTMTLIHKFDCKFSEPVYAAFWLSKKENTIRIADLGEEPEKPAPSSAETAP
- the Trim16 gene encoding tripartite motif-containing protein 16 isoform X3 translates to MVNYCEEHLRPHQENSKLHSHQLTEPAKDRDLRTCPAHHSPLVAFCHTHQQCICQECGEGEHRGHSTVSLDAARRNKEADLRCMQLELEQKLKLNDNAIARLQANHKSVLVSVSEVKVVAEEKFGELLAAVRKAQADVMLFLEEKEQAALNQVNGIKTHLEYRSIEMEKSKQELEKLATISNTVLFLEEYCKIKKTEETAFPSIYIGLKDKLSGIRKVITDSTLHLIQLLESYKEKLQEFSREEEYDIRTQVSTIVQRKHRTSKPEPRTRDEFLQYACDITFDPDTAHRYLRLQEDNRKVTNTTPWEHPYPDLPSRFLHWRQVLSQQSLYLHRYYFEVEITGGGTYVGLTCKGIDRKGEERNGCISGNNFSWSLHWNGKEFTAWYSDTETPLKASPFRRLGIYVNFPGGTLSFYGIEYDTMTLIHKFDCKFSEPVYAAFWLSKKENTIRIADLGEEPEKPAPSSAETAP